The DNA segment CCAATTGACAATCTGAAATACTCTCATATAAAGGAATCTTCTCTTCTATCTCTTTTTCTGTTAATGTCTTTTTTGTATTTAAGATTAAAGTTTTTATTTGATTTTTAATAATATTAAAACAGTTCATTATCTATAGTCCCCTTTTTGTATATTGTTCAAAAAACTCATTCCACTCTTTAGTATATTTATTAAATGGCTCAATATACTTTAAAGTCTCTATATTATAGAGTATTCCATTTTTATATAAAAGCATTGCTTTATATTCTAACTCTTTATCCATAAGTTTATTATCTAAAATAACCTCTTTTGGATTACTTCCTAAATCTGTATAGAGTGTATCCTTAGGAAAAAAATTTGCAATCAGTTTTAAAATCTCTTTAAATTCGTATTGATTTTCTTTATCTAATTTCTGCATAAAACTCTCAATAATAGGATGCTTTTGATTAATTAGATATTTTATCTCACCTCTAGCACTTGTTCTCTCCCAAAAAGCTATATTTGAATGAGAAATAGAGCGACTACGCCCTTTATATACTCTAGTAGAACTACCTGCAATTTTTTCTATTATTTTTTTTAATCTCTGTCGGATAACTAAAGGTGGAGATGCTTTTGATTTTTTTACATCTATCTTCCATAAATCATCTAAATTATTAGGTAAATCTATCTGAATTCTAGCAAGTTTATACATCTCTAATTGAGGGATTAATCTAAACCAAGTACCAGAGATTAATAATCTTCTATTTCTATAAACATAAAAACCTTGATTTTTAAGATAACCACCACTCCCTGCATAATGCTCATAATCTTGTGCTGATACTTTACTATAGTGAGGTAGAATATAAGGAATAATTTTAATTTTTTCATTATTAATAATAATAGTTTCTTCAGTCAATTCCTGTGTTGCTCTATGATGAGAGAAAAAAGGGTCAAAAGCTTTGAGTTGTTCTTCATTAATAAAAATATTTATCTTGTCTTTACCTTTTAAATATCTATGAAATACTAGCTCTAAATGCTTTTGCAAATTTTCTATTTTTTCATAAACTACATCTTCATTTGCTTTGGAGACACTATTATCTACAATTCTATCTGTCTTTTCCCATATAACCATTGTTCCATTTTCTTTTAACTTATCAATC comes from the Methanocaldococcus sp. genome and includes:
- a CDS encoding ATP-binding protein, which produces MIESLRDIGYSFESAVADIIDNSITAKAKNIHIYFDFKDKKLSLSIIDDGLGMNKKELIEAMRPGSRNPLESRDENDLGRFGLGLKTASFSQCRKLTVVSSQENYRVATVWDLDYVAQTEDWSLQVLDNDELSTLYKIDKLKENGTMVIWEKTDRIVDNSVSKANEDVVYEKIENLQKHLELVFHRYLKGKDKINIFINEEQLKAFDPFFSHHRATQELTEETIIINNEKIKIIPYILPHYSKVSAQDYEHYAGSGGYLKNQGFYVYRNRRLLISGTWFRLIPQLEMYKLARIQIDLPNNLDDLWKIDVKKSKASPPLVIRQRLKKIIEKIAGSSTRVYKGRSRSISHSNIAFWERTSARGEIKYLINQKHPIIESFMQKLDKENQYEFKEILKLIANFFPKDTLYTDLGSNPKEVILDNKLMDKELEYKAMLLYKNGILYNIETLKYIEPFNKYTKEWNEFFEQYTKRGL